A genome region from Deltaproteobacteria bacterium includes the following:
- a CDS encoding efflux RND transporter permease subunit, which produces MRWLVEKALAAPFMVVACAAGLLGVGIWSYTRMDIEAYPNPVAPMIEVITQPAGWSAEEVERYVTIPLENGLAGMIDLEHIRSQSLFGLSDVKCYFDWTPDYQVAQQRVINRLQFIQLPPGIQPQLSPWSAIGEIYRYTLKGRGYSLAELKTAQDFILERQFRQVPGVVDVVGFGGETKEFHVDVDPYRLRGHALTLGQLTQALANANQNVGGQRLSLGEQSFNVRGLGLIRSLDDIGQIVLAQPKAGTPVRVRDIAQVRVGAAPRLGIVGKDLESDVVQGIVLMRYGGSSLETLKGVHERVDLVRKNHVLPVGMEIEPYYDRAKLVKLTTGTVLENLLVGMVLVTVVLWVFLGQARAAAVAAVNIPLALMAAFCGMVFTGTPANLISLGAVDFGIIIEPTVVMVENVYRHLGARGRGTVRQRIAEAAGEIGGPMIFSTLIITLAFVPLFTLTGVAGVIFSPMAHTYAFAIGGAVVLSVALTPVLAAWALRVDTRSEHREGHEEPHGHDNRFLRWVDRVYRPLFELALKRRRLAIALALAPVLAAAALLAATGTEFMPKLEEGNFWIRATLPTSISLDTSEKHVGRMRRILLGCEDEGCSRRRNPEIRTVVSQLGRPDDGTDPSGFYNIEMFAPLIPQQEWRRGITKGKLTQQLSRELREAFPGVDFNFSQAIADNVEEAMSGVKGENTVKVIGPDLKVNEQRAAEIVSILQQVRGVEDLGMFRSLGQPDVKIAPDRERCGRYGLNVGDVAAVVQAAIGGQAVTQVYEGEKKFDLVVRWAEPYRKDLRAIRQILVSAPDGAQIPLGQLAKISEEDGPSVIYREDNRRYAPVKFSVRGRDLGSTIAEARERVESGVKLPYDTYLEWAGEADQMREAAARLKIIIPLTLLLIAFLVYSAVGGVLDMLIVLLSIPVACSGGVIALFLTGTHLSVSAAMGFISIFGIAVQDAIIVVTYAKKMWNEGHPLEEGARLAAERGLRPALMTASVALTGLLPAALSRGIGSETQKPLAIAVIGGMLVLAILPRLLLPSLLTLAHARRAIPARAAAPQW; this is translated from the coding sequence ATGCGCTGGCTGGTGGAGAAGGCGCTGGCGGCGCCGTTCATGGTCGTCGCCTGCGCCGCCGGCCTGCTAGGCGTCGGGATCTGGTCTTACACGCGGATGGACATTGAAGCCTATCCGAACCCGGTGGCCCCGATGATCGAGGTGATCACGCAACCGGCCGGATGGAGTGCGGAGGAGGTGGAGCGCTACGTGACCATCCCGCTGGAGAACGGCCTCGCCGGGATGATCGACCTCGAGCACATCCGATCCCAGTCGCTTTTCGGGCTCTCGGACGTGAAGTGCTACTTCGATTGGACGCCGGACTACCAGGTGGCCCAGCAGCGGGTCATCAACCGCCTCCAATTCATCCAGCTACCGCCCGGCATCCAGCCGCAGCTCTCCCCCTGGAGCGCGATCGGCGAAATCTACCGGTACACGCTGAAGGGACGAGGTTACTCGCTGGCGGAGCTGAAGACCGCGCAGGACTTCATCCTCGAACGGCAGTTCCGCCAGGTGCCCGGCGTGGTCGACGTGGTCGGGTTCGGTGGCGAGACAAAGGAATTCCACGTCGACGTCGATCCGTACCGGCTCAGGGGTCACGCGCTCACCCTCGGCCAGCTCACGCAGGCGCTTGCCAACGCCAACCAGAACGTGGGCGGGCAGCGGCTCTCCCTGGGAGAGCAGTCCTTCAACGTGCGCGGCCTTGGCCTCATCCGCTCGCTCGACGACATCGGGCAAATCGTGCTCGCGCAGCCGAAAGCCGGCACCCCGGTGCGCGTCCGCGACATCGCGCAAGTCCGCGTAGGCGCCGCGCCGCGGCTCGGCATCGTCGGCAAGGATCTCGAGTCCGACGTGGTGCAGGGGATCGTCCTGATGCGCTACGGCGGATCGTCCCTGGAGACCCTGAAGGGCGTGCACGAACGCGTGGATCTCGTTCGCAAGAACCACGTGCTTCCCGTCGGGATGGAAATCGAGCCGTACTACGACCGCGCGAAGCTGGTGAAGCTGACCACCGGCACCGTGCTCGAGAATCTCCTCGTCGGCATGGTCCTCGTCACCGTGGTCCTCTGGGTGTTCCTCGGACAGGCGCGCGCGGCCGCCGTCGCCGCCGTCAACATCCCCCTCGCGCTGATGGCGGCCTTCTGCGGGATGGTATTCACCGGCACGCCAGCGAACCTCATCTCGCTCGGCGCGGTCGACTTCGGCATCATCATCGAGCCTACCGTGGTGATGGTGGAGAACGTCTATCGCCACCTCGGGGCGCGGGGACGGGGAACCGTGCGGCAGCGGATCGCCGAGGCGGCGGGCGAGATCGGCGGCCCGATGATCTTCTCCACGCTGATCATCACGCTCGCCTTCGTCCCGCTCTTCACCCTCACCGGTGTCGCCGGCGTGATCTTCTCGCCGATGGCACACACGTACGCGTTCGCCATCGGCGGCGCGGTCGTGCTCTCGGTCGCGCTGACGCCGGTCCTCGCCGCCTGGGCGCTGCGCGTAGACACGAGGAGCGAGCATCGCGAAGGCCACGAGGAGCCGCACGGTCACGACAACCGCTTCCTTCGCTGGGTGGACCGCGTCTACCGGCCGCTCTTCGAGCTCGCACTGAAACGGCGCCGGCTGGCGATCGCTCTCGCGCTCGCGCCGGTCCTCGCCGCAGCGGCCCTGCTCGCCGCCACCGGTACCGAGTTCATGCCCAAGCTCGAAGAGGGCAACTTCTGGATCCGCGCGACCCTTCCCACCAGCATCTCGCTGGACACCAGCGAGAAGCACGTCGGCCGCATGCGCCGCATCCTGCTCGGCTGCGAGGACGAAGGCTGCAGCCGCCGCCGGAACCCGGAGATTCGAACCGTCGTGTCTCAGCTCGGCCGCCCCGACGACGGTACCGACCCGTCCGGCTTCTACAACATCGAGATGTTCGCGCCGCTGATCCCCCAGCAGGAATGGCGACGCGGCATCACCAAGGGGAAGCTGACGCAGCAACTCTCGCGCGAGCTGCGCGAGGCCTTCCCCGGCGTCGACTTCAACTTCTCGCAGGCCATCGCCGACAACGTGGAGGAGGCGATGAGCGGCGTGAAGGGTGAAAACACCGTCAAGGTGATCGGCCCGGATCTGAAGGTGAACGAGCAGAGGGCGGCGGAGATCGTCTCCATCCTCCAGCAAGTGCGCGGCGTGGAGGACCTCGGCATGTTCCGCTCGCTCGGACAGCCCGACGTCAAGATCGCTCCCGATCGGGAGCGGTGCGGGCGATATGGCCTGAACGTTGGCGACGTCGCCGCGGTGGTCCAGGCCGCCATCGGAGGCCAGGCCGTGACCCAGGTCTACGAAGGCGAAAAGAAGTTCGACCTGGTGGTCCGCTGGGCAGAGCCATATCGCAAGGATCTCCGGGCCATCCGGCAAATCCTGGTCTCCGCACCTGACGGAGCGCAGATCCCGCTCGGCCAGCTCGCGAAGATCAGCGAAGAAGACGGCCCCTCGGTGATCTACCGCGAGGACAACCGTCGCTACGCGCCGGTGAAGTTCTCCGTCCGCGGGCGCGATCTGGGATCGACCATCGCCGAAGCGCGGGAGCGCGTGGAGTCCGGGGTCAAGCTGCCGTACGACACGTATCTGGAGTGGGCGGGCGAGGCGGACCAGATGCGCGAGGCCGCAGCGCGCCTGAAGATCATCATTCCCCTGACGCTTCTCCTCATCGCCTTCCTCGTCTACTCGGCGGTGGGCGGAGTGCTCGACATGCTGATCGTGCTGCTTTCGATCCCGGTCGCCTGCAGCGGCGGAGTGATCGCGCTGTTCCTCACCGGCACGCACCTTTCGGTCTCGGCCGCAATGGGATTCATCTCCATCTTCGGCATCGCGGTGCAGGACGCGATCATCGTCGTGACCTACGCGAAGAAGATGTGGAACGAAGGACATCCGCTCGAGGAGGGCGCGCGGCTCGCCGCGGAGCGCGGCCTCCGCCCGGCGCTGATGACGGCGTCGGTGGCGCTGACCGGTCTCTTGCCCGCCGCGCTGTCCCGCGGCATTGGGAGCGAGACGCAGAAGCCGCTCGCCATCGCCGTGATCGGAGGGATGCTGGTCCTCGCCATCCTGCCTCGCCTGCTGCTCCCCTCGCTGCTCACCCTGGCGCACGCGCGGCGCGCCATTCCTGCCCGCGCCGCCGCACCGCAGTGGTAA
- a CDS encoding SRPBCC family protein, which translates to MAQASRSVTIDVPPEKLFDVIVDYERYPEFLPEVKSAKVEGGQGAIKEVSYRVDIKAKVISYTLKHIAERPNKLSWTMVKGEMMKGNDGAWTLRPGARPGTTDATYSIDLKLSSLVPGFIEKALAEQSLPGLLANFKARAEKLHSGKA; encoded by the coding sequence ATGGCCCAGGCCAGCAGATCCGTCACCATCGACGTGCCGCCGGAGAAGCTGTTCGACGTGATCGTCGATTACGAGAGGTACCCGGAATTCTTGCCGGAGGTGAAGAGTGCGAAAGTGGAAGGGGGACAGGGGGCCATCAAGGAAGTCTCCTACCGGGTCGACATCAAGGCGAAGGTGATCAGCTACACGCTCAAGCACATCGCCGAGCGCCCGAACAAGCTTTCGTGGACGATGGTCAAGGGCGAGATGATGAAGGGGAATGACGGGGCCTGGACGCTGAGGCCGGGAGCGCGGCCGGGAACGACGGATGCGACCTATAGCATCGACCTCAAGCTCTCCTCGCTGGTCCCGGGCTTCATCGAGAAGGCTCTGGCCGAGCAGTCGCTGCCGGGTCTCCTGGCCAACTTCAAGGCGCGCGCCGA